From the Rhodoferax mekongensis genome, one window contains:
- a CDS encoding chorismate mutase, with product MITANKAQHCETMAEVRSHIDALDERITALLVERTGYMTQAARIKQDASKVHDQERIEFIAARVRRMAAEQGGQPEVVEAAYRALMDASIAFERREFARLRQGETV from the coding sequence ATGATCACCGCCAACAAAGCACAACATTGCGAGACCATGGCCGAAGTGCGCAGCCACATCGACGCGCTGGATGAGCGCATTACCGCCTTGCTGGTGGAACGCACCGGCTACATGACACAAGCTGCCCGCATCAAGCAGGATGCGAGCAAGGTTCACGACCAGGAACGCATTGAATTCATCGCCGCCCGCGTGCGCCGCATGGCGGCAGAGCAGGGTGGCCAGCCTGAGGTGGTGGAAGCCGCTTACCGCGCCCTGATGGACGCATCCATTGCATTTGAGCGCCGGGAGTTTGCCCGTTTGCGCCAAGGAGAAACAGTATGA
- a CDS encoding chalcone isomerase family protein, which translates to MTLKHSLLAGLLTLCTSLSVMAAPDINGVKIEDNITLAGSKLQLNGAGIRYKAIFKVYVAELHTTQKVSSLDELIAAPGPKRLSMTFLREIEAGPFGKLLTRGVEDNVPKNEMSKLVPGLIRMGDIFTVNKALLPGDVIHLDWIPGTGMVVTAKGKVQGEPFKEPEFFKAIMSIWFGPSPADFKLKEALLGQK; encoded by the coding sequence ATGACATTGAAACACTCACTCCTCGCCGGTTTGCTCACCCTTTGCACCAGCCTCTCCGTCATGGCGGCGCCCGATATCAATGGCGTCAAAATAGAAGACAACATCACGCTGGCAGGCAGCAAGTTGCAACTCAACGGAGCTGGCATCCGTTACAAAGCCATTTTCAAAGTCTATGTCGCAGAACTGCACACCACCCAAAAAGTCAGTTCCCTCGATGAGTTGATTGCAGCCCCCGGCCCCAAACGCCTGAGCATGACCTTTTTGCGCGAGATCGAGGCCGGCCCCTTCGGTAAATTGCTCACACGTGGCGTCGAAGACAACGTGCCCAAGAATGAAATGTCCAAGCTCGTACCCGGCCTGATCCGCATGGGCGACATCTTTACCGTCAACAAGGCGCTCTTGCCCGGCGACGTCATCCACCTCGACTGGATTCCCGGCACCGGCATGGTGGTGACGGCCAAAGGCAAAGTTCAGGGTGAACCCTTTAAGGAACCCGAGTTTTTCAAAGCCATCATGTCCATCTGGTTCGGCCCATCACCTGCAGACTTCAAACTGAAAGAAGCTTTGCTGGGTCAGAAGTAA
- the trpD gene encoding anthranilate phosphoribosyltransferase — MPHTVKITPQEALQRTIEHREIFHDEMLHLMRQIMSGEMSPVMMAALITGLRVKKETIGEITAAAQVMREFSTKVEVADKTNLVDIVGTGGDGSHTFNISTCSMFVAAAAGAKVSKHGGRSVSSKSGSADVLEALGLNINLKPDQIAHCIAEQGIGFMFAPNHHPAMKNVAPVRKEMGVRTIFNILGPLTNPAGAPNILMGVFHADLVGIQVRALQRLGAEHAIVVYGRDGMDEVSLGAGTLVGELKNGEIREYEIHPEDFGMVMASNRALKVETAEDSKAMLMGVLNNQPGPAKDIVTLNAGVALYAANVAESMEAGIALARAAIESGAAKAKLDALVALSSRLAN, encoded by the coding sequence ATGCCCCACACCGTCAAAATAACCCCCCAAGAGGCGCTGCAGCGCACCATTGAACACCGTGAAATCTTTCACGATGAAATGCTGCACCTGATGCGCCAGATCATGTCCGGCGAGATGTCGCCCGTCATGATGGCCGCCCTCATCACCGGCTTGCGGGTCAAGAAGGAAACTATCGGCGAAATCACGGCCGCCGCGCAGGTGATGCGCGAGTTCTCCACCAAAGTGGAGGTGGCCGACAAAACCAACTTGGTAGACATTGTGGGTACGGGCGGCGACGGCAGCCATACCTTCAACATCTCGACCTGCAGCATGTTTGTCGCCGCGGCGGCGGGTGCCAAGGTCAGCAAGCACGGCGGGCGCAGCGTCAGCAGCAAGAGCGGCAGCGCCGATGTGCTCGAAGCGCTGGGCCTGAACATCAACTTGAAACCCGACCAGATCGCCCACTGCATTGCCGAGCAGGGCATCGGCTTCATGTTCGCGCCCAACCACCACCCCGCCATGAAAAACGTGGCCCCGGTGCGCAAGGAGATGGGCGTGCGTACCATCTTCAACATCCTGGGGCCGCTGACCAACCCGGCTGGAGCGCCCAACATCCTGATGGGCGTGTTTCACGCCGATCTGGTGGGTATCCAGGTGCGGGCCTTGCAGCGCCTGGGTGCGGAACACGCGATCGTGGTGTACGGCCGTGACGGTATGGACGAAGTGAGCCTGGGCGCCGGCACACTGGTCGGCGAGCTCAAGAATGGCGAAATCCGCGAGTACGAGATCCACCCCGAAGATTTCGGCATGGTCATGGCCAGCAACCGTGCCCTCAAGGTGGAAACCGCTGAAGACTCCAAAGCCATGTTGATGGGCGTGCTCAATAATCAGCCCGGCCCGGCCAAAGACATTGTGACGCTGAATGCCGGCGTCGCCCTGTATGCCGCCAATGTGGCGGAAAGCATGGAAGCTGGCATAGCACTTGCGCGTGCAGCTATTGAATCAGGAGCGGCCAAGGCCAAGCTCGACGCACTGGTGGCCCTCTCCAGCCGCTTGGCGAACTAA
- the ltaE gene encoding low-specificity L-threonine aldolase has product MTTIVDLRSDTVTRPTAAMREAMFAAPLGDDVFGDDPSVNALQDKVAALLGFEAALFMPTGTQSNLCALMAHCGRGDEYIVGQLAHTYRYEGGGAAVLGSIQPQPLAQDAGGQMALADIAAAIKPDDCHFARTRLLCLENTWNGNPMPVSYLEQATGLARERGLAVHLDGARLFNAAVATAKAGESVLQSARRIAGYFDSVSVCFSKGLGAPVGSALCGSRELIARAHRVRKMAGGGMRQAGFLAAAASYALDHHLDRLADDHDLAQSLATGLQGIAGLHVRSAQTNIVFVDVADGRGPDLLAFLKARGVLATGLIGLRFVTHLDVDAAGIDRAIAGIHEFFAHATPVAGAAVSRGAAVY; this is encoded by the coding sequence ATGACCACTATTGTTGATTTGCGCAGTGACACCGTCACCCGCCCTACCGCCGCCATGCGGGAGGCCATGTTTGCCGCTCCGCTGGGCGACGATGTGTTCGGGGATGACCCCAGCGTCAACGCGCTTCAAGACAAAGTCGCCGCCCTCCTGGGTTTCGAAGCGGCCTTGTTCATGCCTACCGGGACCCAAAGCAATTTGTGCGCTTTGATGGCGCACTGTGGACGGGGGGACGAATACATCGTCGGCCAGCTGGCGCACACCTACCGTTATGAAGGTGGCGGTGCCGCGGTGCTGGGCAGCATTCAGCCGCAGCCCCTGGCGCAGGACGCCGGCGGCCAGATGGCATTGGCCGACATCGCCGCCGCCATCAAGCCCGACGACTGCCACTTCGCACGCACCCGCTTGCTGTGCCTGGAAAACACCTGGAATGGCAATCCCATGCCGGTCAGCTACCTGGAGCAGGCCACCGGGCTGGCGCGGGAACGCGGGCTGGCGGTGCACCTGGACGGCGCACGGCTGTTCAATGCGGCAGTGGCCACGGCGAAGGCCGGGGAGTCCGTCCTTCAATCAGCCAGGCGTATTGCCGGCTACTTTGACAGCGTCTCGGTGTGCTTCAGCAAAGGGCTGGGCGCGCCGGTGGGCTCGGCCCTGTGCGGCAGCCGTGAGCTGATCGCCCGTGCCCACCGCGTCCGCAAAATGGCCGGGGGCGGTATGCGCCAGGCCGGCTTTTTGGCTGCAGCTGCGAGCTATGCGCTGGATCATCACCTGGACCGATTGGCCGACGATCACGATTTGGCGCAAAGCCTGGCCACCGGCTTGCAGGGTATTGCCGGCCTGCACGTGCGATCTGCGCAGACCAATATCGTCTTTGTAGACGTGGCGGATGGGCGTGGCCCGGATTTGCTGGCGTTCCTCAAGGCGCGCGGCGTGTTGGCCACCGGCCTCATCGGCCTGCGCTTTGTGACGCATCTGGATGTGGATGCTGCTGGTATTGACCGTGCGATTGCCGGCATCCACGAGTTCTTTGCCCACGCCACTCCGGTGGCAGGTGCTGCGGTCAGTCGCGGCGCCGCGGTGTACTGA
- the trpC gene encoding indole-3-glycerol phosphate synthase TrpC, protein MSDILDKIVAVKHQEVAAAKNRKSLEFVRADAESRVLTRDFVGALRAKIAAGKPAVIAEVKKASPSKGVIRADFIPADIAQSYAEHGAACLSVLTDVQFFQGEVDYLKQARASCQLPVLRKDFMVDPYQIYESRSMGADAILLIAACLDDAQMKDLEAIAFGLDMAVLVEVHDQEELERALKLKTPLLGINNRNLKTFDVTLDTTLTLRSMVPADKLLVTESGIHTRDDVLRMGAAGVNAFLVGEAFMRAPEPGEALAALFG, encoded by the coding sequence ATGAGCGACATTCTCGACAAAATCGTAGCCGTCAAGCACCAGGAAGTGGCGGCTGCCAAGAACCGCAAATCGCTGGAATTCGTGCGTGCGGACGCCGAGTCCCGCGTGCTGACGCGTGACTTTGTGGGCGCCCTGCGCGCCAAGATCGCCGCCGGCAAGCCGGCTGTGATTGCCGAGGTCAAGAAGGCCAGCCCGTCCAAAGGCGTGATCCGCGCCGACTTTATCCCTGCAGACATTGCCCAGAGCTATGCCGAGCATGGTGCAGCTTGCCTCTCGGTGCTGACCGACGTGCAGTTTTTCCAGGGTGAGGTGGATTACCTCAAACAGGCCCGCGCCAGCTGCCAGTTGCCGGTGCTGCGCAAGGACTTCATGGTGGATCCGTATCAAATTTACGAGTCCCGCTCCATGGGAGCCGACGCCATTCTGCTTATTGCAGCGTGCCTGGACGATGCGCAAATGAAAGATCTCGAAGCGATTGCCTTTGGGTTGGATATGGCGGTACTGGTGGAAGTGCATGACCAAGAGGAGCTGGAGCGAGCCTTGAAGCTCAAGACCCCTTTGCTGGGCATCAATAACCGCAACCTCAAGACGTTTGATGTGACGCTGGACACCACGCTGACGCTGCGCTCCATGGTGCCCGCCGACAAACTGCTGGTGACGGAAAGCGGCATCCATACCCGGGACGACGTGCTCCGCATGGGTGCGGCAGGGGTGAATGCATTTCTGGTGGGCGAGGCCTTCATGCGTGCGCCGGAGCCCGGTGAAGCGCTGGCCGCCTTGTTTGGCTGA
- a CDS encoding anthranilate synthase component I family protein, with translation MTESEFLALQAQGYNRIPLSTQAFADLETPLSVYLKLARNAGDAEPAANSFLLESVVGGERFGRYSFIGLPARTLVRASGFGAAACTEVVTEGVVVETSALNPLDFIAQYQRRFKVALQPGMPRFCGGLAGYFGYDAVRYIEKKLQDSCPPDELGTPDILLLQCEELAVIDNLSGKLHLMVYVDPALPGAYAAGQARLAELRAKLAQAVSAPDIKPSQSFEAQRDFAKADYIAAVERAKELIAGGDFMQVQVGQRIKKRYTASPLSLYRALRTLNPSPYMYFYNFGDFQVVGASPEILVRQEQITAGDKPGTKVTIRPLAGTRPRGATPELDKAAEVELINDPKERAEHVMLIDLARNDIGRIAEIGSVKVTDAFIVERYSHVMHIVSNVEGTLNAGMTSMDVLKATFPAGTLTGAPKVHAMELIDQLEPTKRGIYGGACGYLSYAGDMDVAIAIRTGIIKNETLYVQAAAGVVADSVPELEWKETEAKARALLRAAELVEEGLQ, from the coding sequence ATGACTGAATCTGAATTTCTGGCCCTGCAAGCGCAAGGCTACAACCGCATCCCGCTGAGCACCCAGGCTTTTGCGGATCTGGAAACCCCACTTTCTGTGTACCTCAAGCTGGCCCGCAATGCCGGCGACGCCGAACCCGCTGCCAACAGCTTTCTGCTGGAGTCGGTGGTGGGCGGCGAGCGTTTTGGCCGCTACAGCTTTATCGGCCTGCCTGCGCGCACCTTGGTGCGTGCCAGCGGATTCGGTGCGGCGGCCTGCACAGAGGTAGTGACTGAGGGTGTGGTGGTGGAAACCTCGGCACTCAACCCGCTGGACTTCATTGCCCAATATCAGCGGCGTTTCAAGGTGGCCTTGCAGCCCGGCATGCCGCGCTTTTGCGGTGGCCTGGCGGGCTACTTCGGGTACGACGCTGTCCGATACATCGAGAAAAAGCTGCAGGACAGTTGCCCGCCCGATGAGTTGGGCACGCCCGATATTCTGCTTTTGCAGTGCGAAGAGTTGGCGGTGATCGATAACCTGTCCGGCAAGCTGCACCTAATGGTGTACGTGGACCCGGCTTTGCCCGGTGCCTATGCCGCAGGCCAAGCGCGCTTGGCCGAGCTGCGTGCCAAGCTGGCGCAGGCCGTAAGCGCGCCGGATATCAAGCCTTCGCAAAGCTTTGAAGCCCAGCGTGACTTCGCCAAGGCGGACTACATCGCCGCCGTGGAACGTGCCAAAGAGCTGATTGCCGGTGGCGACTTCATGCAGGTGCAGGTGGGCCAGCGCATCAAAAAGCGCTACACCGCCTCGCCGCTCAGCCTGTACCGCGCCCTGCGTACCCTGAACCCCAGCCCGTACATGTACTTCTACAACTTCGGGGATTTCCAGGTGGTAGGCGCTTCCCCTGAAATCTTGGTGCGGCAAGAACAAATCACCGCAGGCGACAAGCCCGGCACCAAAGTCACCATCCGCCCCCTGGCCGGCACGCGCCCGCGCGGCGCCACGCCCGAGCTGGACAAGGCCGCCGAAGTCGAGCTGATCAACGACCCCAAAGAGCGTGCCGAGCACGTGATGCTGATCGACCTGGCCCGCAACGACATTGGCCGCATTGCCGAAATCGGCTCGGTCAAGGTGACGGACGCTTTCATCGTCGAGCGGTACAGCCACGTGATGCATATCGTGAGCAACGTAGAGGGAACCTTGAACGCCGGCATGACCAGCATGGATGTGCTCAAAGCCACGTTCCCTGCGGGCACGCTGACCGGCGCGCCCAAGGTGCACGCCATGGAACTGATTGACCAGCTGGAGCCTACCAAGCGCGGCATTTACGGCGGCGCTTGCGGTTACCTGAGCTACGCGGGCGATATGGACGTGGCGATTGCCATCCGTACCGGCATCATCAAGAACGAAACCTTGTATGTGCAAGCCGCCGCCGGTGTGGTGGCCGACAGCGTGCCTGAACTGGAGTGGAAAGAAACCGAAGCCAAGGCGCGTGCACTGCTGCGTGCCGCCGAGCTGGTGGAGGAGGGTCTGCAATGA
- the secE gene encoding preprotein translocase subunit SecE has product MASTQIETVNTGADKFKLGAAVALLLAALAAFYLLGKQGQVVQWGALIVGLALAAGAFFSSEPGRQLIAFGRDAWREVKKVVWPARKEAIQITAYVFGFVLIMAVFLWLTDKTLEWLFYDLILGWKK; this is encoded by the coding sequence ATGGCTTCGACACAAATTGAAACGGTCAACACCGGCGCAGACAAGTTTAAGCTTGGTGCGGCGGTTGCATTGCTTTTGGCGGCGCTGGCGGCCTTCTATCTGCTGGGCAAACAAGGCCAAGTGGTGCAATGGGGTGCATTGATTGTGGGTCTTGCCTTGGCGGCTGGTGCATTCTTTTCTTCAGAACCCGGTCGTCAACTGATTGCATTCGGTCGCGACGCATGGCGCGAAGTGAAAAAAGTAGTCTGGCCTGCCCGGAAAGAGGCGATTCAGATTACCGCGTATGTCTTTGGATTTGTGCTGATCATGGCGGTGTTCTTGTGGTTGACTGACAAGACGCTCGAATGGCTCTTTTACGACTTGATCCTGGGATGGAAGAAATAA
- a CDS encoding LysE family translocator, which translates to MWAELGIEHLGLFVLSGWLLNLTPGPDVLYIVSHALRSGVRAGIVAAFGITAGCFVHIVAAGLGVSALLATSAMAFTVLKWVGAAYLVFMGLRMLTSKTQPAIDLEAASADSTGAGGLKAIFFRGFLTNALNPKVALFFLAFVPQFITPGASHPTLAFLVLGVLFNVNAIPINIGYAVLAGWAAQRTALVQQGMHWLDRVAGALFVGFGIKLARTAAPEL; encoded by the coding sequence ATGTGGGCTGAACTGGGGATTGAACACTTGGGGCTCTTCGTGCTGTCCGGCTGGCTGCTCAACCTCACACCCGGGCCCGATGTGTTGTACATCGTGAGCCACGCTTTGCGCAGCGGGGTGCGTGCGGGTATCGTGGCGGCGTTCGGCATTACCGCAGGTTGCTTTGTGCACATTGTGGCGGCCGGCTTGGGCGTGAGTGCCTTGCTGGCCACCTCGGCGATGGCTTTCACCGTGCTCAAGTGGGTGGGGGCTGCGTATCTGGTGTTCATGGGCCTACGCATGCTTACGTCCAAAACCCAGCCTGCTATCGATTTGGAAGCTGCTAGCGCAGATTCCACGGGCGCTGGAGGCCTGAAAGCCATATTTTTTCGTGGCTTTCTGACCAATGCCCTCAACCCCAAGGTCGCACTGTTCTTTCTGGCCTTTGTGCCGCAGTTCATCACTCCGGGCGCCAGTCACCCGACGCTGGCTTTCTTGGTGCTGGGGGTGCTGTTCAACGTCAATGCCATCCCCATCAACATTGGCTACGCCGTCTTGGCAGGCTGGGCGGCGCAGCGAACCGCGCTGGTTCAACAAGGCATGCACTGGCTGGACCGTGTGGCTGGCGCCTTGTTTGTAGGATTCGGAATCAAACTGGCGCGCACCGCCGCGCCCGAGCTTTAA
- a CDS encoding uracil-DNA glycosylase, with protein sequence MQLSLLVGESDPAANGQRASQLRSADPDQWPVDPSWESVKNAFFRSAQGQALCARLQRRLDEGAVIFPPEPLRALSLTALGDVRVVILGQDPYHGHGQAEGLAFSVAQGVAVPPSLRNIFKELAREGEAAVTLFPVTAGSLQPWAQRGVLLLNTCLTVEEAQPASHSKWGWEVFTDMVIREVSDQTPGVVFMLWGAHAQAKQALIDPEKHLVLCANHPSPLSASRPPAPFIGCGHFAQASRWLQAGIRD encoded by the coding sequence ATGCAGCTCTCCTTGCTGGTCGGTGAGTCGGATCCTGCTGCAAACGGGCAGCGCGCTAGCCAGTTGCGGTCTGCCGATCCCGATCAGTGGCCGGTTGACCCGAGCTGGGAGAGTGTCAAGAACGCATTTTTTCGGAGCGCGCAGGGCCAAGCGTTGTGTGCACGTTTGCAGCGCAGGCTGGATGAGGGGGCTGTGATTTTCCCGCCTGAGCCCTTGCGGGCGCTGTCCCTCACGGCCTTGGGTGATGTGCGGGTAGTCATCCTCGGGCAGGACCCCTACCACGGACATGGCCAGGCGGAGGGTTTGGCCTTTTCGGTGGCGCAGGGCGTTGCAGTTCCGCCGTCCCTTCGCAATATCTTCAAAGAGCTTGCGCGGGAGGGTGAAGCAGCGGTCACCCTGTTTCCTGTGACGGCAGGTAGTTTGCAGCCTTGGGCGCAACGGGGCGTGTTGCTCTTGAATACCTGCTTGACGGTCGAAGAGGCGCAGCCGGCCAGCCATTCCAAGTGGGGCTGGGAGGTGTTTACCGATATGGTCATCCGCGAGGTCTCCGACCAGACGCCGGGTGTGGTTTTTATGCTGTGGGGCGCACATGCGCAGGCAAAGCAGGCCTTGATAGACCCTGAAAAACACTTGGTCTTGTGTGCGAATCATCCATCCCCGCTCTCGGCGTCACGGCCGCCGGCCCCATTTATCGGGTGCGGCCATTTCGCCCAAGCAAGCCGTTGGTTGCAAGCTGGAATTCGGGATTGA
- the tuf gene encoding elongation factor Tu, which produces MAKEKFTRTKPHVNVGTIGHVDHGKTTLTAAITTVLAAKFGGSAKAYDQIDAAPEEKARGITINTAHVEYETANRHYAHVDCPGHADYVKNMITGAAQMDGAILVCSAADGPMPQTREHILLARQVGVPYIIVFLNKCDMVDDEELLELVEMEVRELLSKYEFPGDDTPIVRGSAKLAMEGDKGALGEEAIMKLADALDTYIPTPERAVDGAFLMPVEDVFSISGRGTVVTGRVERGIIKVGEEIEIVGIKDTQKTTCTGVEMFRKLLDQGQAGDNVGILLRGTKREDVERGQVLCKPGSIKPHTHFTGEIYVLSKDEGGRHTPFFNNYRPQFYFRTTDVTGAIELPEGKEMVMPGDNVSITVKLINPIAMEEGLRFAIREGGRTVGAGVVAKIIA; this is translated from the coding sequence ATGGCAAAAGAAAAATTCACCCGTACCAAGCCCCACGTGAACGTGGGCACGATTGGTCACGTGGACCACGGCAAGACAACCCTGACAGCTGCTATCACCACCGTGTTGGCTGCCAAGTTCGGCGGATCTGCCAAGGCTTACGACCAGATCGACGCTGCTCCTGAAGAAAAAGCACGCGGTATTACCATCAACACCGCTCACGTCGAATACGAAACCGCCAACCGCCACTACGCTCACGTGGACTGCCCCGGCCACGCTGACTATGTGAAGAACATGATCACAGGCGCAGCCCAAATGGACGGCGCTATTCTGGTGTGCTCCGCTGCTGACGGCCCCATGCCACAAACCCGCGAGCACATCCTGTTGGCTCGCCAAGTGGGTGTTCCTTACATCATCGTGTTCCTGAACAAGTGCGACATGGTCGATGACGAAGAATTGCTCGAACTGGTGGAAATGGAAGTTCGCGAACTCCTGTCCAAGTACGAATTCCCCGGCGACGACACTCCCATCGTGCGTGGTTCCGCCAAGTTGGCCATGGAAGGCGACAAGGGCGCTCTGGGCGAAGAAGCCATCATGAAGCTGGCTGACGCACTGGACACCTACATCCCCACCCCTGAGCGTGCAGTCGACGGCGCATTCCTGATGCCCGTGGAAGACGTGTTCTCCATCTCCGGTCGTGGTACCGTGGTGACAGGTCGCGTGGAGCGCGGCATCATCAAGGTCGGCGAAGAAATCGAAATCGTCGGTATCAAAGACACCCAGAAGACCACCTGCACAGGTGTGGAAATGTTCCGCAAGCTGCTCGACCAAGGTCAAGCTGGCGACAACGTCGGTATCCTGTTGCGCGGCACCAAGCGTGAAGACGTCGAGCGCGGCCAAGTGCTGTGCAAGCCCGGCTCCATCAAGCCCCACACCCACTTCACCGGCGAAATCTACGTTCTGTCCAAGGACGAAGGCGGCCGTCACACTCCTTTCTTCAACAACTACCGTCCCCAGTTCTACTTCCGTACCACGGACGTGACCGGTGCGATCGAGTTGCCTGAAGGCAAAGAAATGGTGATGCCTGGTGACAACGTGTCCATCACTGTGAAATTGATCAACCCCATCGCCATGGAAGAAGGCCTGCGTTTCGCTATTCGCGAAGGTGGTCGTACCGTGGGCGCTGGCGTGGTTGCCAAGATCATCGCGTAA
- a CDS encoding anthranilate synthase component II, whose protein sequence is MKLVMIDNYDSFTFNIVQYFGELGAEVEVFRNDEITLAGIAARGADRLVISPGPCSPNEAGISVPAIRHFMGKLPILGVCLGHQSIGAALGGKIIRAQELMHGKTSVITTTQEGVFAGLPEKFTVNRYHSLAIERATCPHELAVTAWTDDGEIMGVRHKNLPHAVRMEGVQFHPESILTEHGHAMLKNFLQ, encoded by the coding sequence ATGAAGCTCGTGATGATCGACAACTACGATTCGTTCACCTTCAACATCGTCCAGTACTTCGGCGAGTTGGGCGCAGAGGTGGAGGTATTCCGCAACGACGAAATCACGCTAGCAGGCATTGCCGCCCGCGGCGCCGACCGGCTGGTCATTTCGCCCGGCCCATGCTCGCCCAATGAAGCGGGCATTTCGGTACCCGCCATTCGCCACTTCATGGGCAAGCTGCCGATTCTGGGCGTCTGCCTGGGTCACCAGAGCATTGGTGCGGCCTTGGGCGGCAAGATCATCCGTGCGCAGGAGCTGATGCACGGCAAGACCAGCGTCATCACCACCACGCAAGAAGGCGTTTTTGCCGGCCTGCCCGAGAAATTCACCGTGAACCGCTACCACTCACTGGCCATTGAGCGGGCCACTTGTCCGCATGAGCTGGCAGTCACTGCGTGGACGGATGATGGCGAAATCATGGGGGTGCGCCACAAGAACCTGCCGCACGCCGTGCGCATGGAGGGGGTGCAGTTCCATCCGGAAAGCATCCTCACGGAGCATGGCCACGCCATGCTGAAGAACTTTTTGCAATAA